Proteins encoded by one window of Chryseobacterium foetidum:
- a CDS encoding Gfo/Idh/MocA family oxidoreductase — protein sequence MQLVKVGLCAFGMSGKVFHAPFLKQHLGFFLSAIVERSKEESKEKYSDAVIYRSVEEMLQNAEIDLVVVNTPVQTHFEYAKLALEAGKNVIVEKPFTVNATEAEDLAKLAAEKNLFISVYQNRRFDRDYIQVQKILNEKVLGNIKEVEIRFDRFRTEASAKLHKEDPNLSGSGSVHDLGAHLIDQAVQLFGQPEKVFADVFSMKGNDFANDYFEILFYYENELRLRLKSSVFTKEDHYAYKIFGDKGCFLQQRSDDQENQLVAGAVPEYGKEWTAPLGSADGILNIFNENLETERVLTSSEAGNYMNYYQNIYEHIVFGYYLPSPAEEVVVNMKIIDAAMESSEQGKIIYLNF from the coding sequence ATGCAACTTGTAAAAGTAGGTTTATGCGCCTTCGGAATGAGCGGAAAAGTATTTCATGCACCTTTTCTGAAGCAACATCTTGGTTTTTTTCTCTCTGCAATTGTAGAAAGATCCAAAGAAGAGTCTAAAGAGAAATATTCTGATGCTGTAATCTATCGCTCAGTAGAAGAAATGCTGCAGAATGCAGAAATTGATTTGGTAGTAGTCAATACTCCGGTTCAGACTCATTTTGAATATGCAAAACTCGCTTTGGAAGCCGGAAAAAATGTTATTGTAGAAAAACCTTTTACTGTGAATGCCACAGAAGCTGAAGACCTTGCAAAACTGGCAGCTGAGAAAAATCTTTTTATAAGTGTCTATCAAAACAGGAGATTCGACAGAGATTATATTCAGGTGCAGAAGATTTTGAATGAAAAAGTTTTAGGAAATATAAAAGAAGTCGAAATTCGTTTTGACAGGTTCAGAACTGAAGCAAGTGCGAAACTTCATAAGGAAGATCCCAATCTTTCAGGTTCAGGCTCAGTACACGATCTTGGTGCACACCTCATCGATCAGGCGGTTCAGCTTTTTGGTCAGCCTGAAAAAGTTTTTGCCGATGTATTTTCGATGAAGGGAAATGATTTTGCCAATGATTATTTTGAAATTCTTTTCTATTACGAAAATGAATTACGACTTCGTTTGAAATCTTCAGTTTTCACAAAAGAAGATCATTATGCCTACAAAATTTTCGGGGACAAAGGTTGTTTTCTACAGCAAAGATCAGATGATCAGGAAAATCAACTCGTTGCAGGAGCAGTCCCTGAATACGGAAAAGAATGGACTGCCCCACTCGGTTCTGCAGACGGAATTTTAAATATTTTTAATGAAAATTTAGAAACAGAAAGGGTTTTGACTTCAAGTGAGGCTGGAAATTATATGAATTACTATCAGAATATTTACGAGCACATTGTTTTCGGATATTACCTGCCATCACCAGCCGAAGAAGTTGTAGTCAACATGAAAATCATCGACGCAGCTATGGAAAGCTCAGAGCAGGGAAAAATTATTTATTTAAATTTTTAA